One part of the Bacillus sp. FJAT-27916 genome encodes these proteins:
- a CDS encoding SHOCT-like domain-containing protein has product MKEEITRVLTMVQEGKIDAEKGSELIQVLKDKEETANKLVEKPARYLDKTLKIHVVSAQNDNVTVNLPIKLIKVLLTAGHSIAASIPQSEKYVKDLDINLITEAIEHELDGPIIDVKSANGDTVSVIID; this is encoded by the coding sequence ATGAAAGAGGAAATTACACGAGTGTTAACAATGGTTCAAGAGGGAAAGATTGATGCAGAAAAAGGCTCTGAACTAATTCAAGTATTAAAGGACAAAGAAGAAACCGCCAATAAGCTTGTTGAGAAGCCGGCTAGATACTTAGACAAGACATTAAAAATTCATGTTGTTTCAGCTCAAAATGATAACGTCACAGTCAATTTACCCATCAAACTAATCAAGGTGCTACTAACAGCTGGACATAGCATCGCAGCAAGTATTCCTCAATCGGAAAAATACGTTAAAGACCTCGATATAAACCTTATCACTGAAGCGATTGAACATGAGTTAGATGGCCCTATCATTGACGTTAAATCGGCAAATGGGGATACCGTTTCAGTCATCATCGATTGA
- a CDS encoding DUF2089 domain-containing protein gives MAYPVITDCPVCSKTLNITKLHCSHCHTTIENEFELSKLASLSKDQLHFVEVFLTCRGNIKEVEKELGISYPTVRGKLTDIISTLGYEQKKKNETDEKKVVTMLENGEITPEEAIKLLKEE, from the coding sequence ATGGCTTATCCAGTAATCACAGATTGCCCTGTTTGCAGTAAAACATTGAATATCACCAAGCTGCACTGCTCCCACTGTCACACGACGATAGAAAACGAATTTGAATTATCCAAACTGGCCTCCTTATCAAAGGATCAGCTTCATTTTGTAGAAGTATTTCTAACCTGCAGAGGAAATATTAAAGAGGTCGAAAAGGAACTGGGGATATCGTATCCAACCGTTCGCGGTAAACTGACAGATATCATTTCAACCCTTGGATATGAGCAGAAAAAGAAAAATGAAACTGATGAGAAAAAAGTTGTGACCATGTTAGAGAATGGTGAAATCACACCAGAAGAAGCTATTAAGCTTTTAAAAGAGGAATAG
- a CDS encoding membrane protein: MGVELTLIHWIYVLFIGGIIWLMAMRRDTSLLCIVGILMIAVLSTESLTDSVSGVFNSFIYAIGELLPTILIICIIVSLSRVLTDTGINDVMVYPFTKMMKTPALSFWTIGIIMMISSWFFWPSPGVALLGAVLLPAAVRVGLPGLGVAMAMNLFGHGIALSGDYVIQAAPKLTADAAGLPVSAVMEASIPLVITMGLVTTVTAFYFLRRDMRRGTLRAEMPAASEPESEKAELLSSKQKKWFAVLVPLLFIIDVALMAVFDLQGGDATSLIGGTAIVILIVLTLFAHKSKGLEETTAYLIKGFQFGFKVFGPVIPIAAFFYLGDAGFIAILGDELPKGSAGIVNDLGTALAGAIPLTKEIAAVTITAVGAITGLDGSGFSGISLVGSVAQLFEHSLDSGAATLTALGQIAAIWVGGGTLVPWALIPAAAICNVSPFELARRNLVPVVIGLVVTTIVAMFLI, encoded by the coding sequence ATGGGGGTAGAATTGACCCTGATCCATTGGATTTATGTGTTGTTCATAGGCGGGATTATATGGTTGATGGCGATGCGGCGGGATACGTCACTGCTATGTATTGTCGGAATACTGATGATTGCCGTTCTCTCGACGGAGAGCTTGACCGATTCAGTGAGCGGTGTGTTTAATAGTTTTATTTATGCGATTGGGGAGCTTCTGCCGACGATTCTAATTATTTGCATCATCGTATCCTTGAGCCGGGTGTTGACGGATACGGGTATCAATGATGTGATGGTCTACCCATTTACGAAGATGATGAAGACGCCAGCTCTGTCATTTTGGACGATTGGGATTATCATGATGATTTCCTCTTGGTTTTTCTGGCCGTCCCCAGGGGTGGCGCTTCTAGGAGCCGTCCTGCTTCCAGCGGCGGTACGTGTGGGGCTTCCGGGGCTAGGTGTGGCGATGGCCATGAATTTATTCGGTCATGGCATTGCACTGTCTGGAGATTATGTCATCCAAGCGGCACCGAAACTGACAGCAGATGCGGCTGGTCTTCCGGTCAGTGCCGTAATGGAAGCGAGTATTCCACTTGTCATCACGATGGGACTTGTGACGACAGTAACGGCTTTTTATTTCTTGAGGAGAGATATGAGGAGGGGGACACTGAGAGCTGAGATGCCTGCCGCTTCAGAACCGGAGAGTGAGAAGGCGGAGCTTCTGTCCTCAAAGCAGAAGAAATGGTTTGCGGTACTCGTTCCCCTCCTCTTTATCATCGATGTGGCCTTGATGGCGGTCTTTGATCTTCAGGGGGGAGATGCCACCTCGCTAATAGGAGGGACAGCGATTGTCATCTTGATTGTGCTCACATTGTTTGCGCATAAATCGAAGGGACTTGAAGAGACGACCGCTTATTTGATTAAAGGGTTTCAATTCGGCTTTAAGGTGTTCGGTCCGGTCATTCCGATTGCGGCTTTTTTCTATTTAGGGGATGCTGGTTTCATAGCTATTCTTGGGGATGAATTGCCGAAGGGCTCCGCCGGGATTGTCAATGACCTTGGAACGGCGCTTGCCGGAGCAATTCCACTGACAAAGGAAATCGCAGCTGTGACGATAACGGCTGTTGGTGCTATTACGGGGCTGGATGGTTCGGGCTTCTCTGGGATATCGCTGGTCGGTTCGGTTGCTCAGCTGTTTGAGCATTCACTTGATTCTGGAGCGGCCACCTTGACAGCACTTGGTCAAATCGCGGCCATCTGGGTTGGCGGCGGGACCTTGGTGCCATGGGCGCTAATTCCAGCAGCGGCCATTTGTAACGTGAGTCCGTTTGAGCTTGCTCGCCGCAACTTAGTGCCAGTTGTCATTGGGCTTGTGGTAACAACGATTGTGGCTATGTTCCTTATTTGA
- a CDS encoding ABC transporter ATP-binding protein, with protein sequence MAGLDLKDVTKTYKEGSTTITALDHASIEVKEGEFAAVIGPSGSGKSTLLSIAGALLQPTSGEVWVNGENIAKMSSKDLSSLRLKEIGFILQTSNLLPYLTVLDQLIVVKKMDGKVSAEDRQFAKQLLSELGLGDKLKKYPNELSGGERQRVAIARAFINNSKVILADEPTASLDSNRAHEVVQLIAKEVKSRNKAAVMVTHDERMLEYCDKVYRMEDGVLTLQP encoded by the coding sequence ATGGCTGGTTTAGACTTAAAAGATGTAACAAAAACATATAAGGAAGGCAGTACGACGATTACTGCCTTAGACCATGCCTCCATTGAGGTGAAGGAAGGGGAGTTCGCTGCTGTTATCGGTCCATCCGGTTCAGGAAAAAGTACACTTCTTTCTATAGCAGGAGCACTTCTGCAGCCAACATCAGGCGAGGTATGGGTGAATGGTGAGAATATTGCTAAGATGTCCAGCAAAGATCTTTCCAGCCTCCGCCTGAAGGAGATTGGATTTATCCTGCAGACCTCCAACCTTCTTCCTTATCTGACGGTTTTGGACCAATTAATCGTCGTAAAGAAAATGGATGGCAAGGTTTCAGCGGAAGACCGCCAATTCGCTAAGCAGCTCTTATCAGAACTAGGGCTTGGCGATAAACTGAAAAAGTATCCGAATGAGCTGTCAGGAGGAGAGCGGCAGCGTGTGGCAATCGCACGTGCTTTCATAAATAACTCAAAGGTTATCTTGGCAGATGAACCGACCGCAAGTCTTGATTCTAATCGAGCTCATGAGGTTGTTCAGCTGATAGCCAAAGAGGTTAAAAGCCGTAATAAAGCAGCTGTCATGGTAACGCATGACGAGCGGATGCTCGAGTATTGTGATAAAGTATATCGGATGGAAGATGGAGTATTAACACTTCAACCATGA
- a CDS encoding catalase, translating into MSKKKLTTNQGAPIADNQNSRTAGANGPILLEDYQLVEKLAHFNRERVPERVVHARGFGAHGVFTVTNSMKHYTSAHFLQNVGQETPVFARFSTVIHGLHSPETLRDPRGFAVKFYTEEGNYDFVGNNLPVFFIRDAIKFPDVIHSLKPDPRTNIQDPVRYWDFMSLTPEATNMLIHLFTDEGIPASYRTMRGSSVHAYKWINAEGKTTYVKIRFVPRQGIINLSIEDAERIQAHDFNHATRDIYTAIDNGEYPVWDVYAQFLEPKDIDNYDYFPLDATKDWPEEDFPFVKFGEMTLNKNVENVFAETESVGFNPGVLVPGMLPSEDKLLQGRLFAYSDSQRHRIGPNYLHLPINAPHVPVSNNQRDSEMPYRQQTEPINFEPNSNKDTPKEQKEYAEAPQPLAGSETLRHAIEKTCPFAQAGRIYRSYSPETKEALIKNLVHDLTPVKEKRMDILDRVLHNFGEADSDLAMAIATGLGVEYKG; encoded by the coding sequence ATGAGTAAAAAGAAATTAACAACGAACCAAGGTGCCCCGATTGCGGATAACCAGAATTCACGTACAGCGGGAGCCAATGGTCCCATCCTTTTGGAGGACTATCAACTAGTGGAGAAATTAGCCCACTTCAACCGTGAACGTGTTCCTGAACGCGTTGTCCATGCACGCGGATTCGGTGCACACGGCGTCTTTACCGTGACAAATAGCATGAAGCACTATACGAGTGCGCATTTCTTGCAAAATGTTGGCCAGGAAACTCCCGTGTTCGCCCGTTTCTCAACCGTAATCCATGGACTTCACTCCCCTGAGACCCTGCGTGACCCAAGGGGATTTGCAGTCAAGTTCTATACGGAGGAAGGGAACTATGACTTCGTCGGAAACAACTTGCCGGTATTCTTCATTCGAGATGCTATTAAGTTCCCGGATGTCATTCATTCCTTAAAACCTGACCCTCGGACCAATATACAGGATCCCGTGCGTTATTGGGACTTCATGTCTTTGACTCCTGAAGCAACTAATATGCTGATTCATCTGTTCACAGATGAGGGTATTCCAGCCTCTTATCGAACTATGAGAGGTTCAAGTGTCCATGCCTATAAATGGATTAACGCTGAAGGCAAGACAACCTATGTGAAAATCCGCTTTGTCCCTAGACAAGGAATCATCAACCTAAGCATAGAGGATGCAGAACGAATCCAGGCTCATGACTTTAACCATGCAACCCGTGATATTTATACCGCTATTGATAACGGGGAATATCCAGTATGGGATGTATATGCACAATTCCTTGAACCAAAGGACATCGACAATTATGATTACTTCCCGTTGGATGCCACAAAGGACTGGCCTGAAGAGGATTTCCCATTTGTGAAATTCGGGGAAATGACCTTAAATAAAAATGTCGAAAACGTATTTGCTGAAACCGAATCCGTCGGCTTTAACCCTGGGGTACTTGTGCCAGGCATGCTGCCTTCTGAGGATAAGCTCTTGCAAGGTCGTTTATTCGCCTACTCTGACTCCCAACGTCACCGTATCGGACCAAACTACTTGCACTTGCCAATCAATGCACCGCATGTTCCTGTCAGCAACAATCAGCGTGACAGTGAAATGCCATATAGACAGCAAACAGAGCCTATTAACTTTGAACCGAACAGCAATAAGGATACTCCGAAGGAACAAAAAGAATATGCAGAGGCTCCTCAACCTTTAGCCGGCAGCGAAACCTTGCGCCATGCAATTGAAAAGACTTGTCCATTTGCTCAGGCAGGACGCATCTACCGCTCCTACAGCCCTGAGACAAAAGAAGCCCTAATCAAGAACCTGGTGCATGATTTAACGCCAGTAAAAGAAAAACGTATGGACATCCTAGATCGCGTTCTACACAACTTCGGGGAAGCAGACAGCGACTTGGCTATGGCGATTGCAACAGGCTTAGGCGTAGAATACAAAGGATAA
- a CDS encoding NADPH-dependent FMN reductase translates to MKIGIILGSTRDGRVSPQVGAWVKEIADKRGDATYEIIDIADYKLPLLGEANGDASGAAAWAEAVNSCDGFVFIVQEYNHSITGALKNALDYLRVEWNNKAAGIVSYGSVGGARAAEHLRGILGELLVADVRVHPALSLFTDFENFTEFKPAEVQVNSVNEMLDQLIPWSTALKTIR, encoded by the coding sequence ATGAAAATCGGCATTATTTTAGGAAGTACTAGAGATGGACGGGTCAGCCCACAAGTGGGAGCATGGGTGAAGGAAATCGCAGATAAACGCGGAGATGCTACATATGAAATCATTGATATTGCAGATTACAAGCTTCCTTTATTAGGAGAAGCGAATGGGGACGCATCTGGTGCGGCAGCATGGGCTGAAGCGGTCAATAGCTGTGATGGGTTTGTCTTCATCGTTCAGGAGTATAATCACTCCATTACTGGAGCATTAAAAAATGCACTTGATTACTTACGTGTAGAATGGAATAACAAAGCAGCCGGAATTGTGAGCTATGGTTCTGTTGGCGGAGCGCGTGCGGCAGAGCATTTGCGCGGCATTCTTGGTGAGCTGCTTGTAGCTGATGTACGTGTACATCCTGCGTTATCTCTGTTCACGGATTTTGAAAACTTCACAGAGTTCAAACCGGCAGAAGTTCAGGTGAACTCTGTCAATGAAATGCTAGACCAATTGATTCCTTGGTCCACTGCATTGAAAACGATTCGCTAA
- a CDS encoding HAD family hydrolase encodes MIKNILFDFDGVIIDSMPIKSEAFRKIFEGYDSEAIKILLDFHNLNGGLSRYVKIKYFFEEVLGIPYEEKDIMRYADKFSEIAKEELNNPEHLISEVVQFIQDNQTKFNFHIVSGADENELKYLCEQLNIAHYFKSIHGSPTHKNDLVKQVMKDNGYLKIETILIGDSINDFEAAGVNGIGFYAYNNAELKPLSANYIEKMADFVL; translated from the coding sequence ATGATCAAAAATATATTATTTGATTTTGACGGGGTTATTATCGATTCAATGCCGATTAAATCAGAGGCATTCCGGAAGATTTTCGAAGGGTATGATTCTGAGGCGATAAAAATCTTATTAGATTTTCACAATTTAAATGGGGGATTGTCCCGCTATGTGAAAATCAAATATTTCTTTGAAGAGGTTTTAGGTATTCCATATGAAGAAAAAGATATCATGCGTTATGCCGATAAATTCTCTGAAATAGCGAAGGAAGAATTGAATAACCCAGAACATCTAATTTCAGAAGTTGTGCAGTTCATTCAGGATAATCAAACGAAATTTAACTTCCATATCGTATCGGGAGCAGACGAGAATGAATTGAAGTATTTATGCGAGCAATTAAACATCGCCCATTATTTCAAATCGATTCATGGGTCGCCGACTCATAAGAATGACTTGGTCAAGCAGGTCATGAAAGATAATGGCTACCTCAAAATAGAAACCATTTTAATCGGTGATTCAATTAATGATTTTGAAGCTGCAGGGGTAAATGGAATTGGCTTTTATGCGTATAATAACGCGGAATTAAAACCACTTTCAGCGAATTACATTGAAAAAATGGCTGACTTTGTTCTGTGA
- a CDS encoding MerR family transcriptional regulator, producing the protein MKETLYTIGEMAKLANVSIKALRYYDKIDLLKPIHVDPNTNYRYYKDSQLSQLDLIKSLKYIGTPLEEMKRAQEMNPWLLLEFISDQEKLIQKKLDDLLKIQQNIAIVKKRMQRHLQTPALGEVFVWEEEETTIICAAAKDLKPNDISNASYSQLKKTVEPISGFLNTGFGAVFPYKNYTDIESIYYESIFAPVLNNQMNIPLQPGMEIAKIEAGTYVYIADVYTPEKYMRNYQKLMEFVETNELIVIGDVYEIFGAMHYSPNHQEEFIIELKVRVAKSE; encoded by the coding sequence TTGAAGGAAACATTGTATACAATTGGGGAAATGGCAAAGCTGGCGAATGTCTCCATTAAAGCACTTCGCTATTATGATAAGATTGACCTCTTAAAGCCCATTCATGTCGACCCCAACACTAATTACCGCTATTATAAGGATTCGCAGCTATCCCAGTTGGATCTGATTAAATCCTTGAAATATATTGGAACACCGCTTGAAGAAATGAAAAGGGCTCAAGAGATGAATCCTTGGCTTTTACTTGAGTTCATTTCCGACCAGGAAAAGCTGATTCAAAAGAAGCTCGATGATCTCTTGAAGATCCAGCAGAATATCGCTATTGTGAAGAAACGTATGCAAAGGCATCTTCAAACACCTGCCCTTGGGGAAGTGTTCGTATGGGAGGAAGAGGAAACAACTATTATCTGCGCTGCTGCAAAGGATTTGAAGCCGAATGATATCTCGAATGCCTCCTATAGTCAGCTGAAGAAGACAGTAGAGCCAATCAGCGGATTTTTAAACACGGGATTTGGGGCTGTGTTTCCGTATAAGAATTATACGGATATCGAGAGTATTTATTATGAAAGCATCTTCGCGCCGGTGCTGAATAATCAGATGAATATTCCCTTGCAGCCTGGAATGGAGATAGCGAAGATAGAGGCAGGTACATATGTGTATATTGCGGATGTGTATACCCCGGAGAAATATATGCGCAATTATCAGAAGCTGATGGAATTTGTCGAAACAAATGAGCTGATAGTCATTGGTGATGTTTATGAAATCTTCGGGGCGATGCATTATTCACCGAACCATCAAGAGGAATTTATTATTGAACTAAAGGTACGGGTTGCGAAATCGGAATAA
- a CDS encoding DHA2 family efflux MFS transporter permease subunit — protein sequence MNTALQSKKPPYMMIVILFVGAFVSFLNNSLLNVALPSIMVDLKIDNYSTVQWLATGYMLVSGVLIPASAFLITRFSNRSLFITSMLIFTLGTAMAAFAPNFAVLLSGRMVQAAGASVMGPLLMNVMLISFPREKRGTAMGIFGLVMITAPAIGPTLSGYIVEYFDWRILFMMILPLAVLSLLLSVWKLENVMETDKTATIDYLSVVLSTLGFGGLLYGVSSASSDGWTDPVILTTLIVGGIALIAFIVRQLKMEKPLLDLRAYKYPMFALASVIAIVNAVAMFSGMILTPAYVQNVRGISPLDSGLMMLPGAIVMGIMSPITGKLFDKFGPRVLALTGLVITGISTYLLSELQIDSSYPYIILIYTLRMFGMSMVMMPIITNGLNQLPTRLNPHGTAINNTAQQVSGSIGTAVLVTIMNSVTKTEAESMMTGIDPTTVTEQSMALLGQQALLSGIQYSFLVTLGINIVAIVLALFLKRVDVSSREAISKIEEAGKEKVS from the coding sequence ATGAATACAGCTTTGCAATCAAAGAAACCTCCATATATGATGATTGTGATTTTATTTGTTGGTGCTTTCGTTTCGTTTTTAAATAACTCTTTATTAAATGTTGCACTGCCATCCATTATGGTGGACTTGAAGATAGATAATTACTCTACCGTTCAATGGCTGGCAACAGGGTATATGCTTGTGAGCGGGGTATTAATTCCTGCCTCAGCCTTCTTAATTACCCGGTTTTCTAACCGCAGCCTTTTCATCACATCGATGTTAATCTTTACACTCGGCACAGCGATGGCCGCCTTTGCACCGAACTTTGCCGTTCTATTGTCAGGGCGGATGGTTCAAGCGGCCGGTGCATCTGTCATGGGGCCGCTCCTCATGAATGTTATGCTGATCAGCTTCCCTCGGGAAAAACGCGGTACAGCGATGGGAATCTTCGGCCTTGTTATGATTACGGCGCCAGCAATTGGCCCGACATTATCCGGATATATCGTTGAATACTTTGACTGGCGCATTCTCTTTATGATGATCTTGCCTCTTGCCGTATTGAGCTTATTATTGTCTGTTTGGAAGCTTGAGAATGTGATGGAAACGGATAAGACAGCTACGATTGATTATTTATCCGTTGTCCTATCCACCCTTGGATTTGGCGGACTATTATACGGAGTTAGCTCCGCAAGCTCTGACGGATGGACAGACCCAGTGATTTTAACCACTTTAATCGTAGGCGGTATTGCTTTAATCGCCTTTATCGTTCGCCAATTGAAGATGGAGAAGCCTTTATTGGATTTACGTGCCTATAAATACCCGATGTTCGCCTTGGCCTCTGTTATCGCCATCGTGAATGCAGTCGCCATGTTCTCAGGCATGATTTTAACGCCTGCCTATGTCCAAAATGTCCGCGGCATATCACCGCTCGATTCTGGCTTGATGATGCTCCCGGGAGCAATCGTTATGGGGATTATGTCTCCTATCACTGGTAAACTATTCGATAAATTCGGTCCGCGTGTCCTCGCATTGACTGGTCTTGTGATAACGGGAATATCCACCTATCTGTTATCCGAGCTGCAGATTGATTCATCGTACCCATACATCATTTTAATCTATACCTTGCGCATGTTCGGGATGTCTATGGTTATGATGCCAATAATCACAAATGGCCTAAACCAATTACCTACACGCTTGAACCCGCACGGAACAGCAATTAACAATACAGCCCAACAAGTATCCGGTTCAATCGGAACAGCTGTACTTGTCACCATTATGAACTCTGTGACGAAAACAGAAGCTGAAAGCATGATGACGGGAATCGATCCGACCACTGTCACCGAACAATCGATGGCATTGCTCGGCCAGCAAGCCCTTCTTTCCGGCATTCAATACTCATTCCTTGTCACATTAGGAATCAATATTGTTGCCATCGTTCTTGCTCTATTCCTAAAACGAGTTGATGTAAGCAGCCGTGAGGCCATCAGCAAAATTGAAGAAGCTGGGAAGGAAAAAGTCAGCTAA
- a CDS encoding TetR/AcrR family transcriptional regulator, with protein sequence MNKRKRHVADVALKLFVEKGIQQTSIQEIIELANISKGTFYNYFSSKNDCIAEILEGLRYDASQLRMEMQMGRDPNDRQIFIEQISILMKLNEERNLHAVFEAIMSSNEPEHKKLVLHHRFHEMEWLSHRFVDLYGEDIREYALECAVLFFGMMQYVMFTVRISHMPHSVERIVDVLLSYIELIYPSMIDGDKSLINQSSLHFLRSNIDRRDMTLKSILETAAYLEKQDGFTEEQQDLFSAIVSELKQERIRKCVIQPLLKPLQLAFSQTPLEMQVANFTNMVWYFLKGI encoded by the coding sequence ATGAATAAACGAAAAAGACATGTTGCAGACGTCGCTTTAAAATTATTTGTTGAAAAAGGGATTCAACAAACATCCATACAAGAAATTATTGAATTAGCCAATATATCTAAAGGAACCTTCTACAATTACTTCTCATCGAAAAATGATTGTATTGCAGAGATTCTCGAGGGACTGCGTTATGACGCAAGCCAGCTGCGCATGGAGATGCAGATGGGCAGGGACCCGAATGACCGGCAAATCTTCATTGAGCAAATCTCTATCCTAATGAAGCTGAATGAGGAAAGAAATTTACATGCCGTGTTTGAGGCCATCATGAGCTCCAATGAGCCCGAGCACAAGAAGCTGGTCCTGCACCACCGCTTCCATGAAATGGAGTGGCTTTCTCACCGCTTTGTTGATTTATACGGAGAAGACATCCGCGAATATGCACTGGAATGTGCCGTCTTGTTCTTCGGTATGATGCAATACGTCATGTTTACCGTGCGAATCTCTCATATGCCCCACTCCGTTGAGCGAATCGTTGATGTCCTTCTCTCCTATATCGAGCTGATCTACCCAAGCATGATTGATGGAGATAAATCATTAATTAACCAATCCTCCCTCCACTTCCTCAGAAGCAATATTGACCGGAGGGATATGACACTTAAGTCGATATTAGAGACAGCTGCTTATCTCGAGAAGCAGGACGGATTCACGGAGGAACAGCAGGATCTCTTCTCTGCCATCGTGTCAGAGCTCAAGCAGGAGCGCATTCGAAAATGTGTCATTCAGCCTTTGCTCAAGCCATTGCAGCTTGCCTTTTCACAGACACCGCTAGAGATGCAGGTTGCCAACTTCACGAATATGGTTTGGTATTTTTTAAAGGGTATATAA
- a CDS encoding ABC transporter permease, whose translation MFLALKELRHAKLRFTMIGAIIMLIAWLVFILSGLGNGLSTLSAATLKNMNADYVVYEKGAGASFNKSLLSASLEEDVAKQDHVEGTALFGAATASISQEETDESEDKTDVAILGIDPGSFIEPEVIEGSGLDSSIENGVLANETLKDKGYQIGDEVVIDSSTETVKIIGFVENETFNHLPVLFGTLEQWRAYQFAAPGSNNGIGDVVNAIAVQGEDVDPAVIDKHIDGVETVTKAKAVQGMPGYTAENGTIMMMLAFLVVISAFVIAVFFYVLTIQKTNQFGVMKAIGASNGFIAKTIVSQVFVLSFISILIGIGLTYLTAMAFPEGMPFTLDGKMVIIYAILLLVISVLSSLISVRRITKIDPLTALGRVE comes from the coding sequence ATGTTTTTAGCATTAAAGGAATTACGGCATGCGAAATTGCGCTTCACAATGATTGGCGCGATTATCATGCTGATTGCCTGGCTCGTGTTTATCCTTTCCGGCCTTGGTAATGGACTATCAACTTTAAGTGCGGCAACGTTGAAAAATATGAATGCCGATTATGTTGTCTATGAGAAAGGAGCAGGAGCTTCGTTTAATAAATCGCTCCTATCGGCCTCTTTAGAAGAGGATGTAGCAAAGCAGGATCATGTAGAGGGAACAGCCCTCTTTGGTGCGGCAACAGCCTCTATTTCTCAGGAGGAAACGGATGAATCTGAGGACAAAACGGATGTTGCCATCTTAGGGATTGACCCAGGCTCCTTCATTGAACCAGAGGTAATTGAAGGCAGCGGGCTTGATTCCTCCATTGAAAACGGCGTGCTCGCCAATGAGACACTGAAGGATAAAGGCTATCAAATTGGGGATGAGGTAGTCATTGACAGCTCTACTGAAACTGTCAAGATTATTGGATTCGTGGAAAACGAAACGTTTAACCATTTACCGGTTTTGTTCGGAACGCTGGAGCAATGGAGAGCCTATCAGTTTGCGGCACCTGGCTCAAACAATGGCATTGGGGATGTAGTCAATGCGATTGCCGTTCAAGGTGAGGATGTAGATCCTGCGGTTATTGATAAGCATATCGATGGTGTAGAAACTGTAACAAAGGCAAAGGCAGTGCAAGGAATGCCAGGATACACAGCCGAAAACGGAACAATCATGATGATGCTCGCATTCTTAGTGGTTATTTCAGCATTTGTCATTGCGGTCTTCTTCTATGTGTTAACCATTCAAAAGACCAACCAATTTGGCGTGATGAAAGCCATTGGAGCAAGCAATGGTTTTATTGCTAAGACGATTGTGTCCCAAGTATTTGTGCTTTCCTTTATCAGCATTTTAATTGGGATTGGATTAACATACTTAACGGCGATGGCATTCCCAGAAGGCATGCCGTTTACATTGGATGGGAAGATGGTTATCATCTACGCGATTCTCCTATTGGTTATTAGTGTCTTAAGTTCGCTGATTTCCGTCCGCCGAATCACGAAGATTGATCCGCTTACCGCATTAGGGAGGGTTGAATAA
- a CDS encoding TetR/AcrR family transcriptional regulator, whose amino-acid sequence MARVRKFSSSEIFTETKNLLLSNGYNGFTIRLLADALNVSRAAIYKYYPNKDELIMDFMIHEMSILIRDLKAIDKTARFEVQLDNLLTCIFKKKDLHEILSIAAIISDSGNGQVARKKEHLEELHRSMYQPMERMIALGKAEGVLSAHLPDALILGFIFQSIAIPNHMNLPEKDFRKFIFDMICTGIYKPSKVTIV is encoded by the coding sequence ATGGCGAGAGTGAGAAAATTTTCCTCGAGTGAAATATTCACCGAGACGAAGAACTTACTGTTGAGCAATGGCTATAACGGTTTTACGATTCGGCTGCTTGCAGATGCGCTTAATGTATCAAGGGCGGCAATTTATAAATATTATCCGAATAAGGACGAGCTTATCATGGATTTCATGATTCATGAGATGTCGATCTTAATTAGAGATTTAAAGGCGATTGACAAGACGGCCCGTTTTGAGGTCCAATTGGATAATTTGTTAACGTGCATCTTCAAGAAGAAGGATCTGCATGAGATTCTCAGCATTGCCGCCATCATTAGTGACAGCGGAAATGGACAGGTCGCAAGAAAGAAGGAACATTTAGAGGAATTGCATAGGTCGATGTATCAGCCAATGGAGCGGATGATTGCGCTCGGCAAGGCTGAGGGTGTCCTATCAGCCCATTTGCCGGATGCGTTGATTCTAGGGTTCATCTTCCAGAGCATTGCGATTCCGAATCATATGAATTTGCCAGAGAAGGATTTTAGGAAGTTTATCTTTGACATGATATGTACAGGCATCTATAAGCCTTCTAAAGTGACAATTGTGTAA